Proteins encoded by one window of Fusarium graminearum PH-1 chromosome 1, whole genome shotgun sequence:
- a CDS encoding NADH dehydrogenase iron-sulfur protein 2 translates to MATLRLASRGVKSLCMRPATFAARPFSTTCLRRNAAPVETVGTRLVPVDEDFSSAQDSYGLSKPHTPGTRKSRENSVSDRKVRHYTVNFGPQHPAAHGVLRLILELNGEEIVRADPHVGLLHRGTEKLIEYKTYLQALPYFDRLDYVSMMTNEQCFSLAVEKLLNVEIPERAKWIRTLFGEITRILNHLMSVLSHAMDVGALTPFLWGFEEREKLMEFYERVSGARLHAAYVRPGGVHQDIPVGLLDDIYQWATQFGDRIDETEEMLTDNRIWIERLRGVGVVPAAEALNLSFTGVMLRGSGVPFDVRKNQPYDAYDQVEFDVPVGTNGDCYDRYLCRMEEFRQSLRIIHQCLNKMPAGPVRVEDYKVSPPPRAAMKENMEALIHHFLLYTKGYAVPPGETYSAIEAPKGEMGVYVVSDGSERPYRCHIRAPGFAHLGGFDHVSKGHLLADAVAVIGTMDLVFGEVDR, encoded by the exons ATGGCCACTCTCCGACTCGCCAGCCGAGGCGTCAAGAGCCTGTGCATGCGGCCAGCAACATTCGCCGCTCGCCCTTTTTCGACGACTTGCCTGCGAAGGAACGCCGCTCCTGTCGAGACCGTTGGTACCAGACTTGTGCCCGTTGACGAAGACTTCTCCTCCGCTCAGGACTCCTACGGCCTGTCCAAGCCCCATACCCCCGGAACCCGAAAGTCGCGCGAGAACTCGGTTTCAGACCGAAAGGTTCGACACTACACTGTCAACTTTGGTCCCCAGCATCCCGCCGCCCACGGTGTATTGCGTCTGATTCTCGAGCTCAATGGTGAAGAAATCGTCCGAGCCGACCCCCATGTCGGTCTGCTCCACCGAGGTACTGAGAAGTTGATCGAGTACAAGACATATCTCCAGGCCCTGCCTTACTTTGACCGACTTGACTATGTTTCCATGATGACCAACGAGCAGTGTTTCTCTCTGGCcgttgagaagctgctcaaTGTTGAGATTCCTGAGCGAGCCAAGTGGATTCGAACTCTGTTTGGCGAGATCACTCGTATTCTCAACCATCTGATGTCCGTTCTTTCACACGCTATGGATGTTGGTGCTTTGACACCTTTCCTGTGGGGTTTCGAGGAGCGTGAGAAGCTCATG GAATTCTACGAGCGTGTTTCCGGTGCTCGTCTCCACGCCGCCTACGTCCGACCCGGTGGTGTTCACCAGGATATCCCCGTTGGACTTCTCGACGATATCTACCAGTGGGCTACCCAGTTCGGCGACCGAATCGACGAGACCGAGGAGATGTTGACCGATAACCGTATCTGGATCGAGCGATTGAGgggtgttggtgttgttccTGCTGCCGAGGCTCTGAACCTTTCCTTCACTGGTGTCATGCTCCGAGGTTCTGGAGTTCCCTTCGACGTCCGCAAGAACCAGCCTTACGATGCCTACGACCAGGTCGAGTTCGATGTCCCTGTTGGAACCAACGGTGATTGCTACGACCGATACCTCTGCCGAATGGAGGAGTTCCGCCAATCTCTCCGCATTATTCACCAGTGTCTCAACAAGATGCCCGCTGGCCCCGTCCGTGTCGAGGACTACAAGGTTTCTCCTCCCCCACGAGCCGCCATGAAGGAGAACATGGAGGCCCTTATCCACCACTTCCTTCTCTATACCAAGGGTTACGCTGTCCCTCCTGGTGAGACTTACTCCGCTATCGAGGCCCCCAAGGGTGAGATGGGTGTTTACGTCGTTTCCGACGGCAGTGAGCGACCTTACCGATGCCACATTCGTGCTCCCGGTTTCGCTCACTTGGGTGGATTTGATCACGTTTCCAAGGGTCACTTGTTGGCTGATGCTGTGGCGGTCATTGGTACTATGGATCTGGTGTTCG GTGAGGTCGATAGGTAA
- a CDS encoding ATP synthase subunit 4: MASRLARSAVGAPLLRPVLARRAAPAFSVAAARYNSNVPAEDPKKKAQSIIDALPGNSLLSKSAILSSAAALSVYAISSEYYVMNEETIIAISLLSVWGALIKYGGPAYKEWAEAQNNKIKNILNSARADHTEAVKGRIEDVKQMGSVVEITKNLFQVSKETAKLESEAFELEQKTALAAEAKAVLESWVRYEGQVKQRQQKELAQSIIAKVQKELENPKVLQQILQQSVADVEKIVASKAQ, translated from the exons ATGGCGTCACGCTTGGCACGAAGCGCCGTCG GCGCTCCCCTCCTCCGACCCGTCCTCGCCCGCCGAGCTGCCCCTGCCTTCTCCGTTGCCGCTGCGCGATACAACAGCAATGTTCCCGCCGAggaccccaagaagaaggctcagAGCATCATCGACGCTCTCCCCGGcaacagcctcctcagcaagaGCGCCATTCTTAGCTCCGCCGCCGCTCTGTCCGTCTACGCCATCTCTAGCGAGTACTACGTCATGAACGAGgagaccatcatcgccatctccCTTCTTTCCGTCTGGGGTGCTCTGATCAAGTACGGTGGCCCTGCCTACAAGGAGTGGGCTGAGGCgcagaacaacaagatcaagaacatcctCAACAGCGCCCGTGCCGACCACACcgaggctgtcaagggcCGTATTGAGGACGTTAAGCAGATGGGCAGCGTTGTTGAGATCACCAAGAACCTGTTCCAGGTTTCCAAG GAGActgccaagcttgagtcTGAGGCTTTCGAGCTCGAGCAAAAGACTGCTCTGgctgctgaggccaaggccgtCCTTGAGTCCTGGGTCAGATACGAGGGCCAGGTTAAGCAGCGCCAGCAGAAGGAGCTCGCTCAGTCCATTATCGCCAAGGTCcagaaggagctcgagaacCCCAAGGTCCTCCAGCAGATCCTCCAGCAGAGCGTCGCTGACGTCGAGA AGATCGTTGCCTCCAAGGCCCAATAG